Proteins co-encoded in one Dendropsophus ebraccatus isolate aDenEbr1 chromosome 9, aDenEbr1.pat, whole genome shotgun sequence genomic window:
- the ORC4 gene encoding origin recognition complex subunit 4, producing MSKRKSKEKSLPIGECISQLQAQLRQRLLQQGQPGKRCGVEAQHKHLVELLKRTVIHGESNSALIIGPRGSGKSMLLHDALEEILAVKEIKENALQVQLNGLLQTNDKIALREITRQLNLENVVGDRVFGSFAENLSFLLEALKTGDRTSSCPVLFILDEFDLFAHHKNQTLLYNLFDIAQSAQAPVAVIGLTCRLDVMELLEKRVKSRFSHRQIHLLNSFNFWDYKEVFKDLLSLAPGFPDSQFAEKWNSDLQALLENKTLEDVLHKQFNSSKDIRSLHMLSLLALCRVNVSHPYLNAADFVEAHRLRTMDSKANILHGLSVLEMCLVIAMKHLQDIYTGEPFNFQMVHNEFQKFVQRKAHSVYNFEKPVVLKAFEHLYQLELIKPMEGLSVRTQKEYRLMKLLLDNSQISEALQKYPNCPTDVRQWAMSSLS from the exons CTACAAGCCCAGCTTCGTCAGAGACTCCTGCAGCAAGGCCAACCTGGCAAGCGATGTGGGGTGGAGGCTCAGCACAA GCACTTAGTGGAGCTTCTGAAGAGAACAGTGATTCATGGGGAGAGTAACTCCGCGCTGATCATCGGTCCCCGGGGATCGGGGAAGAGCATG CTGCTACATGATGCCCTAGAAGAAATATTAGCCGTCAAAGAAATAAAGGAGAACGCATTGCAGGTCCAGCTGAATG gtctTTTGCAAACTAATGACAAGATTGCTTTGCGGGAAATCACTCGACAGCTAAACCTGGAAAATGTGGTTGGGGACAGAGTATTT GGCAGCTTTGCAGAGAATCTCTCCTTCCTCCTTGAAGCGTTGAAAACAG GTGACCGTACTAGCAGCTGCCCGGTGTTATTCATATTGGATGAGTTTGATCTCTTTGCCCATCATAAGAACCAGACGCTGCTGTATAATCTCTTTGACATTGCGCAGTCGGCTCAGGCCCCTGTGGCCGTCATCGGCCTCACATGTCGACTG GATGTCATGGAGCTCCTAGAGAAGAGGGTAAAATCTCGCTTCTCCCACAGGCAGATTCACCTGCTGAACTCCTTCAACTTCTGGGACTACAAAGAAGTCTTTAAAGATCTTCTGTCTCTGGCTCCCGGCTTTCCAGACTCTCAGTTTGCTGAGAAATGGAATTCAGATCTTCAG GCTCTGCTGGAAAATAAGACGCTGGAAGATGTTCTTCATAAGCAGTTTAACTCCTCCAAGGATATACGATCTCTGCACATGTTATCG CTGCTGGCCCTGTGTCGTGTCAACGTGTCTCATCCTTATCTGAACGCTGCCGACTTTGTGGAAGCCCATAGGCTCCGTACCATGGACTCTAAAGCAAATATACTGCACG GCCTGTCTGTCCTGGAGATGTGTCTGGTAATAGCCATGAAGCACCTACAAGACATTTATACTGGGGAACCCTTCAATTTCCAGATGGTTCACAATG aaTTTCAGAAATTTGTTCAAAGAAAAGCTCATTCCGTCTATAACTTTGAAAAACCTGTCGTCCTTAAG GCCTTTGAACATCTGTATCAGTTGGAGCTGATCAAACCAATGGAAGGTCTGTCCGTCCGGACTCAGAAAGAATACAGACTCATGAAGTTACTCCTGGACAACAGTCAGATATCAGAAGCCCTTCAGAAATATCCCAATTGTCCGACAGACGTACGACAGTGGGCGATGTCCTCTTTGAGCTGA